The Ahaetulla prasina isolate Xishuangbanna chromosome 3, ASM2864084v1, whole genome shotgun sequence genome window below encodes:
- the LOC131194986 gene encoding protocadherin-10-like, translating into MSLLDRGSGTSRWDWEYCTGKLRLSQSLSSCAPSWGRLEVLLLLSSCLALAPAPAPAAGQLRYSVPEELDHGAFVANIAEDLGLDVSELSARRFRIASRAGSKQHLEVNLENGILFVNEKIDREEVCEGSKACLLHLQLVIESPLELYRIEVEVLDINDNAPRFPWQEYVLEVTESALPGARFPLESAQDPDVGTNSLRTYRLSPNGYFSLEVQTRSDGSKFAELVLERSLDREQQRSHRVLLTALDGGIPERSGTARVVIMVLDANDNVPVFDQPTYSVSLPEDAPKGTLAIKLNATDLDEGTNGEIEYSFSGHAPLGVRELFSVEPHSGQVRLKGQLDYERADLHELYVQAKDRGPSAVAIHCRVLVHLLDVNDNAPEVTLTSVSTPVLEDAPPGTVIAVISVLDRDSGDNGKVSCEIPTDIPFQLQSSFHNYYALVTTAPLDREAVAEYNVSITAQDLGSPALATKKTLTVQVSDINDNAPRFLQPSYSVYVTENNAPGASICSVSALDPDCQQNAYLSYSIADGQIQGMPVATYVSINSDSGHMYALRSLDYEQIRNFQIQVVAQDAGFPPLSGNATVHVFVLDQNDNAPLVVAPMPRNGSMAVEVVPRSAEPGYLVGKVSAVDADAGQNSRLSYRIVQATDASLFSVALYTGEIRTVRAFLAKDAPKHRLLVQVRDNGQPPLSASVALLLSVVDSVPEVLSDFRELPPGSETASSRLTLYLIASLGSVSFTFLVAIVILTVVKCPKERLTFPDYACSQLSCGGEGGGSSAFCCCGGGCGSCERSAPASDRFKNSGSVNAPVPSGDCGDVGASAGPPAYCYKVCLSPESAKSDFMFLKACSPAPPRNNEAGPQNLPPGPGSKTRGANNSRQLADQVKQPNADWLPSKQPILKSSQSLEDVGKVWKGVQKDHDRLCTLVTPMSEHKKTSGPPNSIRTPPYAPLYLQHIPPLDYQHNVYIPGTPTTSTNKDGSVFLEQEAKNSFSTFGKRKKMINYSDKHDSMVINNLK; encoded by the exons ATGTCTCTTCTCGATCGAGGCAGCGGGACTTCCCGCTGGGACTGGGAATATTGTACGGGGAAACTAAGGCTCTCCCAGAGCTTGTCGAGCTGCGCTCCGAGTTGGGGAAGACTCGAGGTGTTGCTCCTGTTAAGTTCTTGCTTGGCTTTGGCTCCGGCTCCGGCTCCGGCAGCTGGCCAGCTACGCTACTCGGTACCCGAAGAACTGGACCACGGAGCCTTTGTGGCCAACATCGCGGAAGACTTAGGTCTGGATGTCTCCGAATTATCAGCCAGGCGGTTTCGTATTGCGTCCCGGGCGGGGAGTAAGCAACACCTGGAGGTGAATCTGGAAAACGGGATCCTCTTTGTTAACGAGAAAATAGATCGGGAAGAGGTGTGCGAGGGCAGCAAGGCCTGCCTCTTGCACCTGCAGCTGGTCATCGAGAGCCCCCTTGAGCTTTATCGCATCGAAGTGGAGGTGCTAGACATCAACGACAATGCACCCCGGTTCCCTTGGCAAGAATATGTGCTGGAAGTGACAGAATCAGCACTACCTGGGGCCCGCTTTCCCCTGGAGAGTGCACAGGATCCCGACGTGGGCACAAACTCCCTGCGTACTTACAGACTCAGTCCTAATGGTTATTTCTCGCTGGAGGTGCAGACTCGTAGTGACGGCAGCAAGTTTGCAGAGCTGGTGCTGGAGAGGAGTCTGGACCGAGAGCAACAGCGTAGCCACAGAGTCCTGCTCACGGCTTTGGATGGTGGTATCCCGGAGCGCTCGGGTACAGCTAGAGTTGTGATCATGGTGTTGGATGCCAACGACAATGTGCCAGTCTTTGATCAACCCACTTACAGTGTAAGCCTCCCGGAGGATGCGCCCAAAGGGACTCTGGCTATCAAGCTCAATGCTACTGACTTGGATGAGGGAACCAATGGCGAAATTGAGTATTCATTCAGTGGGCACGCTCCACTAGGTGTGCGGGAGCTTTTCAGCGTGGAACCCCACTCTGGGCAGGTGCGCCTGAAAGGCCAATTGGACTATGAGCGAGCTGATCTTCATGAGCTATATGTGCAGGCCAAGGACCGGGGCCCCTCTGCAGTTGCCATTCATTGTCGGGTATTGGTGCACCTCCTGGATGTCAATGATAACGCACCGGAGGTGACCCTCACCTCGGTCTCCACACCAGTTTTGGAGGATGCACCTCCCGGTACTGTCATAGCTGTAATCAGCGTGCTGGATAGAGATTCCGGAGACAACGGCAAGGTGAGCTGCGAAATCCCGACTGATATACCCTTTCAGCTTCAGTCGTCTTTTCACAACTATTATGCACTAGTAACTACTGCACCACTCGACCGTGAGGCTGTGGCCGAATATAATGTCAGTATCACTGCCCAAGATCTAGGGTCTCCAGCACTGGCTACTAAGAAGACCCTGACAGTCCAGGTGTCTGATATCAACGACAACGCACCCCGCTTCTTGCAACCCTCTTACAGCGTCTACGTGACTGAGAACAACGCTCCTGGGGCATCGATCTGCTCCGTCAGTGCGCTGGACCCAGACTGCCAACAGAACGCTTACTTGTCCTACTCCATCGCGGACGGCCAGATCCAGGGCATGCCAGTGGCCACCTACGTCTCCATCAACTCGGACAGCGGGCACATGTATGCTCTGCGCTCCCTGGACTACGAGCAGATTCGCAACTTCCAGATCCAAGTCGTGGCTCAGGACGCCGGGTTCCCTCCTCTTAGCGGGAACGCTACGGTCCATGTCTTCGTGCTGGACCAAAACGACAACGCGCCCTTGGTCGTGGCTCCCATGCCCCGCAATGGTTCCATGGCTGTAGAGGTGGTCCCTCGCTCAGCAGAGCCTGGCTACTTGGTGGGTAAAGTCTCCGCAGTGGACGCCGATGCAGGACAGAATTCGCGGCTTTCCTACCGGATAGTCCAGGCTACCGATGCCAGCCTCTTCAGCGTGGCCCTCTACACGGGCGAAATCCGCACCGTCCGCGCTTTCCTGGCCAAAGACGCCCCGAAGCACCGTCTTCTCGTCCAGGTGCGGGACAACGGACAGCCCCCGCTCTCGGCTTCCGTGGCCCTGTTGCTCTCGGTGGTGGACAGCGTCCCAGAGGTGCTCTCGGACTTTCGCGAGCTTCCTCCGGGAAGCGAGACCGCTTCTTCCAGGCTTACCCTCTATCTGATCGCCTCTCTGGGCTCCGTCTCCTTCACTTTCCTGGTGGCCATCGTTATCCTCACGGTGGTCAAGTGCCCCAAGGAGCGGCTGACCTTCCCCGACTATGCCTGCTCGCAGTTGTCTTGTGGCGGGGAGGGCGGcggctcctctgccttctgctgcTGCGGCGGCGGTTGCGGCTCGTGTGAGCGCTCGGCCCCAGCCTCAGACCGCTTCAAGAACTCTGGCAGTGTCAACGCCCCGGTCCCCTCGGGCGACTGCGGGGACGTCGGAGCCAGCGCAGGCCCTCCTGCCTATTGCTATAAAGTCTGCCTGAGCCCTGAATCAGCCAAGAGCGACTTCATGTTCCTGAAGGCTTGCAGTCCCGCCCCTCCGAGGAACAACGAAGCGGGCCCTCAGAACTTGCCGCCGGGTCCCGGCTCGAAAACCCGAGGGGCCAATAACTCTCGGCAGCTCGCCGACCAG gTAAAACAGCCCAATGCAGACTGGCTGCCATCAAAACAACCAATACTGAAGAG TTCGCAGAGCCTAGAGGATGTAGGAAAAGTTTGGAAAGGAGTTCAGAAAGACCATGATAGATTGTGCACTTTGGTCACGCCAATGTCTG